The following are encoded in a window of Solibacillus sp. FSL R7-0668 genomic DNA:
- a CDS encoding class I SAM-dependent rRNA methyltransferase yields MRQLVELQVDAKAIKDLTNGYPLILKDAIVTSEVEVEEGSLLHLVDKNGGYIATGYYGAQNKGIGWVLSRKEKETIDVKFFANKIRKAAEKRADFFASDDTSAFRVFNGEGDGIGGLTIDFFNGFYMVSWYSEGIYSFREDIYTALKQAVNTRGLYEKLRFNTNGQYIEKDDYVSGEKGEFPLIVQENGMNYAVDLNDGAMTGIFLDQRNVRKALRDRYSSDKTVLNTFSYTGAFSVAAALGGAAGTTSVDLAKRSLPKTIEQFSVNGIDFESQDIKVMNVFDYFSYAARKGLAFDVVVLDPPSFARTKKMTFSTAKDYPKLLKDALAITNDGGVIVASTNNASFNMKKFKTFIDKAFKDYGARYKILEEHQLPEDFTVPHNFPEFNYLKVVFIQVTK; encoded by the coding sequence ATGAGACAATTAGTAGAATTACAAGTAGATGCAAAGGCAATTAAAGATCTAACAAACGGCTATCCATTAATTTTAAAGGATGCCATCGTGACAAGTGAAGTCGAGGTCGAGGAAGGCAGTTTATTGCATTTAGTCGACAAAAATGGCGGCTACATCGCAACAGGCTATTACGGCGCACAAAATAAAGGGATCGGCTGGGTGCTTTCTCGCAAGGAAAAGGAAACGATTGATGTGAAGTTTTTTGCGAACAAAATTCGTAAAGCGGCAGAAAAGCGTGCAGATTTCTTTGCTTCCGACGATACAAGCGCATTCCGTGTATTTAACGGTGAGGGAGACGGCATTGGCGGGTTAACGATTGATTTCTTTAACGGCTTTTACATGGTGAGCTGGTATAGTGAGGGCATTTATTCGTTCCGCGAAGATATTTACACGGCGCTAAAGCAGGCGGTCAATACGCGCGGGCTGTACGAAAAATTACGCTTCAACACGAACGGGCAATATATTGAAAAAGATGATTATGTGTCTGGCGAAAAGGGTGAGTTCCCACTAATCGTGCAAGAAAACGGTATGAACTACGCGGTTGATTTAAACGATGGTGCGATGACGGGGATTTTCCTTGATCAACGAAATGTGCGTAAAGCATTGCGTGACCGCTATTCAAGCGACAAAACTGTCTTAAATACATTCTCTTACACAGGTGCGTTTTCAGTGGCAGCGGCATTAGGTGGCGCTGCTGGTACGACAAGTGTCGATTTAGCGAAACGCAGCCTGCCGAAAACGATTGAGCAATTTAGCGTCAACGGCATTGATTTTGAATCACAAGATATTAAAGTAATGAATGTCTTTGATTACTTCAGCTATGCGGCACGTAAAGGCTTGGCATTTGATGTGGTTGTGCTTGACCCACCAAGCTTTGCCCGTACGAAGAAAATGACGTTTAGTACGGCAAAGGATTATCCGAAGCTGTTAAAGGATGCCCTAGCAATCACAAATGACGGTGGTGTTATCGTCGCATCTACAAATAACGCCAGCTTCAATATGAAAAAGTTCAAAACGTTTATAGACAAGGCGTTTAAGGACTATGGTGCGCGCTACAAAATTTTAGAGGAGCACCAATTACCAGAGGACTTCACCGTACCTCATAACTTCCCGGAGTTTAACTATTTAAAAGTGGTATTTATTCAGGTGACAAAATAG
- a CDS encoding ABC transporter permease, which translates to MRLLSKFMVLVKKLYKQKVTAKSFILMTLLYLAVLAGVMYWSEIKELLFSGDAETIAVVNETNFDVTQVFQNTDDFHYKYVEANEVADQLKEGEFYAAFTLSEAEGKLAAKIDSYDPLPLNDQQKFQGVLSQVGQFYAMSQLDLSPEQQQLLLATEPVITLNSINEAAEDGKSAEEKMAGVWISYAIGIIIYAFVATYLSMITTDVASEKGSRALEMLLVSVKPEIHFRAKIVGVFLVALTQFAILFGGLLLLVRFSDGGSKWGAVTDLLDSMSAGYFLYVIGFLFLTIFMYLIIGALFGSLVSKVEEAGQVMMPAMMLTLIGFYVMLTGMGNPDTMLIKVFSYIPFTSGMVMPMRLGATDINAIEPIISFALLAVTVLALYFVSLSFYKRSVLTYSSGGIIEKMKTVFKVTT; encoded by the coding sequence GTGCGGCTGTTGTCTAAATTTATGGTGCTCGTCAAAAAGCTATATAAGCAAAAGGTAACCGCGAAATCATTTATTTTAATGACCTTACTATATTTAGCGGTGCTTGCAGGGGTCATGTATTGGTCGGAAATTAAGGAGCTGCTATTCTCAGGCGATGCCGAAACGATTGCAGTAGTCAATGAAACGAATTTTGACGTCACGCAAGTGTTCCAAAATACGGACGATTTCCATTATAAATATGTTGAAGCAAATGAAGTCGCGGATCAGCTAAAAGAAGGCGAATTTTATGCGGCGTTTACTTTGTCAGAAGCAGAGGGCAAATTAGCGGCGAAAATTGATTCGTATGATCCGCTGCCATTAAATGATCAGCAGAAATTTCAAGGGGTTTTAAGTCAGGTTGGGCAATTTTATGCGATGAGTCAGCTTGATTTATCGCCAGAGCAGCAACAGCTATTATTAGCAACAGAGCCTGTCATTACGCTCAATTCAATCAATGAAGCGGCAGAGGACGGCAAATCAGCAGAGGAAAAAATGGCGGGTGTGTGGATTAGTTACGCCATCGGGATTATTATTTATGCCTTTGTGGCGACGTATTTATCAATGATTACAACGGATGTGGCATCAGAAAAAGGGTCACGTGCCTTAGAAATGCTGCTGGTGAGTGTGAAGCCAGAAATTCACTTCCGCGCAAAAATTGTCGGCGTCTTTTTAGTGGCGTTAACGCAATTTGCGATCTTATTTGGGGGGCTGCTGTTACTTGTGCGCTTCTCGGATGGCGGTAGTAAATGGGGTGCGGTGACAGATTTACTGGATTCAATGTCTGCGGGCTACTTCTTATATGTGATCGGCTTCTTATTCTTAACGATTTTCATGTATTTAATTATCGGTGCGCTGTTCGGCTCGCTCGTTTCCAAAGTAGAAGAAGCGGGGCAAGTGATGATGCCGGCGATGATGCTAACGCTGATTGGCTTTTATGTGATGCTAACAGGTATGGGCAACCCGGACACGATGCTTATTAAAGTATTCTCCTACATTCCATTTACTTCAGGAATGGTGATGCCAATGCGTTTAGGGGCAACGGATATCAATGCGATTGAACCAATCATTAGCTTTGCGCTGCTTGCGGTAACGGTATTGGCGCTGTATTTCGTCAGCCTATCGTTCTACAAGCGCAGTGTGTTGACCTATTCATCAGGTGGCATTATCGAAAAAATGAAAACGGTTTTCAAAGTAACGACTTAA
- a CDS encoding ABC transporter ATP-binding protein produces MTLQLAGVTKRYKDFTAVNQLNFTIEKGEIFGLIGQNGAGKTTTFRMILDLQDTTEGSITWAGKPIKSVSRDFLGYLPEERGIFPQMKVEEQLLFFGELHGMDKADLKRDIDFWITRFDLEEKRHVKAETLSKGNKQKVQLIASFIHKPEFLILDEPFSGLDPVNMELLKDAILHLRDQGMTILFSSHQMDNVEELCDRLCLLKRGESLFSGSLLDLKKQYGKTKLTVRTNKTFEELSAFSGVQQVKMERDNEAVLTLQDESYALEIFERLSNGAYIEKFSLDYLSLHEIFKEKVGAAVV; encoded by the coding sequence ATGACGTTACAACTAGCTGGCGTGACAAAGCGCTACAAGGACTTCACCGCGGTCAATCAGTTGAATTTTACGATTGAAAAAGGCGAAATATTTGGGCTGATAGGTCAAAATGGTGCGGGGAAAACGACGACATTTCGCATGATTTTAGACTTGCAGGATACGACAGAGGGCAGCATTACATGGGCAGGGAAGCCGATTAAATCGGTCAGTCGCGACTTTTTAGGCTATTTACCAGAGGAGCGCGGGATTTTTCCACAAATGAAGGTCGAGGAACAGCTGCTGTTTTTCGGTGAGCTGCATGGCATGGATAAGGCCGATCTCAAGCGCGATATTGACTTTTGGATTACTCGCTTTGACCTTGAGGAAAAGCGCCATGTCAAGGCTGAAACGCTATCCAAGGGGAATAAGCAAAAGGTGCAGCTTATTGCAAGCTTTATTCATAAGCCGGAATTCCTTATTTTAGATGAGCCATTTAGTGGGCTGGACCCGGTTAATATGGAGCTATTAAAGGATGCGATTTTACATTTGCGCGACCAAGGGATGACGATTTTATTTTCCAGTCACCAAATGGATAATGTCGAGGAGCTTTGTGACCGCTTATGCCTACTCAAGCGCGGGGAATCATTGTTCTCAGGCTCGTTATTAGATTTGAAAAAGCAATATGGCAAAACAAAATTGACGGTGCGTACCAACAAGACCTTTGAGGAGCTAAGTGCTTTTTCGGGTGTCCAGCAGGTGAAAATGGAGCGCGATAATGAAGCGGTGCTGACATTACAGGACGAATCGTATGCACTTGAAATTTTCGAGCGCTTGTCGAACGGGGCCTATATCGAAAAGTTCAGCCTCGATTATTTATCCTTACACGAAATTTTCAAAGAGAAGGTAGGTGCGGCTGTTGTCTAA
- a CDS encoding DUF2812 domain-containing protein, protein MRKSKLILDDVKEEQWLNDMASQGWHFQKFRFPFYTFEKGEPGEYMYRTEMLENLGFGQGVKDYLEFIESTGIEVVQKRFSWAYFRQHTSKGAIELYSDAASKLAYTNRIFSIYAIILGLNIAAALMNGVISFSDASAELNSFLAGLSTGVSVGILYPTLKTFFRKRNLKKEIELFEL, encoded by the coding sequence ATGCGTAAATCTAAACTTATTTTAGATGATGTCAAGGAAGAACAATGGCTCAATGACATGGCAAGTCAGGGCTGGCATTTTCAAAAATTTCGCTTTCCGTTTTACACTTTTGAAAAAGGCGAGCCTGGGGAATATATGTACCGTACCGAGATGCTTGAAAATCTAGGCTTTGGTCAAGGTGTGAAGGATTATTTAGAATTTATCGAAAGTACGGGCATTGAAGTCGTGCAAAAACGTTTTTCATGGGCGTATTTCCGTCAGCATACAAGTAAGGGAGCGATTGAACTGTATAGTGATGCGGCGTCGAAGCTTGCTTATACCAATCGGATTTTTTCCATTTATGCGATAATTCTAGGGCTGAATATTGCGGCAGCGCTAATGAATGGTGTCATTTCTTTTTCAGATGCTAGCGCAGAACTCAATAGCTTTTTAGCAGGCTTGAGTACAGGGGTTTCTGTAGGAATACTTTACCCAACGTTGAAAACATTTTTCCGCAAAAGGAATTTAAAAAAAGAAATAGAGTTATTCGAACTGTAG
- a CDS encoding PadR family transcriptional regulator: MQQPLTEGVYYILLALYEPRHGYGIMQIVEEWSNGRVKLGAGTTYGALKNLQDKKFIETLAGEGRKKEYVITPLGKEAVEMEVARLKELYDNGRKLIDAKGDM; encoded by the coding sequence TTGCAGCAGCCTTTAACAGAAGGAGTTTATTATATTTTATTGGCGCTTTATGAGCCGCGTCATGGCTATGGCATTATGCAGATTGTTGAGGAATGGAGCAATGGCCGCGTGAAATTGGGCGCAGGTACAACTTATGGTGCATTAAAAAATTTACAGGATAAGAAATTTATTGAAACTTTAGCGGGGGAAGGACGTAAAAAGGAGTATGTCATCACACCGCTTGGTAAAGAAGCTGTCGAAATGGAAGTGGCTCGTTTGAAAGAGCTTTACGACAACGGACGAAAATTAATCGATGCGAAGGGGGATATGTGA
- a CDS encoding lipid II flippase Amj family protein, which produces MIALFILIIHSIETLAYAVRLSGARVRLLASALSLFNVMVMVSRLSNMMQQPFTGSLIDKAPSDNALQFVENQFRFLIGSASLGTLIGMICLPTFVAIFSRAIIHLADERGSIPALLKKGFTFEYLRRGFKHIRKPSLSYLRGIGIRDIPLKLFVINIIITAVYTIGVLSALYASLLVPEYKTTAIMASGLINGIATMLLIVFIDPKISILADDVINKKGNYCELKRASVMMVSSRLIGTLFAQILFIPGAHYVAWFAKFIA; this is translated from the coding sequence ATGATCGCTTTATTTATATTAATCATTCACTCCATTGAAACATTAGCATATGCAGTGCGACTTTCTGGAGCTCGCGTTCGTTTATTAGCGTCAGCATTGTCACTTTTTAATGTCATGGTGATGGTTTCAAGGCTATCGAATATGATGCAGCAGCCATTTACAGGCAGCTTGATCGATAAGGCTCCTTCCGATAATGCTTTACAATTTGTCGAAAATCAATTCCGATTCCTTATAGGCTCGGCTTCACTAGGTACATTGATAGGTATGATATGCTTACCTACTTTTGTAGCGATTTTTTCTAGGGCCATTATTCATTTAGCAGACGAAAGAGGTTCAATTCCGGCTTTATTGAAAAAAGGCTTTACGTTCGAGTATTTGCGTCGTGGATTCAAACATATACGCAAACCGAGCCTTTCCTATTTACGAGGAATAGGTATACGAGATATTCCTCTCAAATTATTTGTTATTAATATCATCATTACAGCTGTTTATACAATTGGCGTTTTGTCCGCTTTATATGCGAGTTTATTAGTTCCAGAATACAAAACAACGGCAATTATGGCATCTGGATTAATCAATGGTATCGCTACAATGCTATTGATTGTATTTATTGATCCCAAAATTTCTATTTTAGCGGATGACGTAATCAATAAGAAAGGGAACTATTGTGAGCTGAAAAGAGCGTCTGTGATGATGGTAAGTTCAAGATTGATTGGTACATTATTTGCCCAAATTCTATTTATTCCGGGAGCACATTATGTTGCTTGGTTTGCCAAATTCATTGCATAG